In Gossypium arboreum isolate Shixiya-1 chromosome 5, ASM2569848v2, whole genome shotgun sequence, a single genomic region encodes these proteins:
- the LOC108452006 gene encoding NAC domain-containing protein JA2L-like encodes MGVPETDPLAQLSLPPGFRFYPTDEELLVQYLCRKVAGHHFSLQIIAEIDLYKFDPWVLPSKAIFGEKEWYFFSPRDRKYPNGSRPNRVAGSGYWKATGTDKVITTDGRKVGIKKALVFYVGKAPKGTKTNWIMHEYRLLETSRKNGSSKLDDWVLCRIYKKNSSAQKSLSCVSSKEHSNNGSSSSSSSQLDDMLESFPELHDRYFALPRMNSLKTLQNDDKTGFHNLGSGNLDWASLAGLNSVPESVPSGQTQTQGIQSYVNNDLYVPTMPPTLTQMDMSMSKVGNSVEEEVQSGLRTQRVNNSGFFQQNSSGLMTQNFSNSIDPYGFRYPTQPGGFVFKQ; translated from the exons ATGGGAGTCCCGGAAACTGATCCATTGGCTCAATTGAGCTTACCACCGGGGTTTCGGTTTTATCCGACGGATGAAGAGCTTTTAGTACAATATTTATGCAGGAAAGTTGCAGGGCATCATTTTTCTCTACAAATCATTGCTGAAATTGATTTATACAAATTTGATCCATGGGTTTTACCAA gTAAAGCTATATTCGGTGAAAAAGAATGGTATTTTTTTAGTCCGAGAGATCGAAAGTATCCGAACGGGTCACGACCCAATAGAGTCGCCGGTTCCGGGTATTGGAAAGCTACCGGAACCGATAAAGTTATCACGACCGATGGCCGAAAAGTTGGTATCAAGAAAGCTCTGGTTTTTTACGTTGGAAAAGCACCTAAAGGGACTAAAACGAATTGGATTATGCATGAATATAGATTGTTGGAAACTTCCCGTAAAAATGGTAGCTCCAAG TTGGATGATTGGGTATTATGTAGAATTTACAAGAAGAATTCAAGTGCTCAAAAATCATTATCATGTGTTTCAAGCAAAGAGCATAGTAACAAtggctcttcttcttcttcttcttcccaaCTCGACGATATGCTTGAGTCATTCCCCGAGTTACACGATCGTTACTTTGCTTTGCCTCGGATGAACTCGTTGAAGACACTTCAAAACGATGACAAAACGGGGTTTCACAATCTGGGCAGTGGGAATTTAGATTGGGCGAGTCTTGCAGGGCTTAACTCGGTGCCTGAGTCTGTTCCCAGTGGACAAACTCAGACTCAGGGGATTCAAAGTTATGTAAATAATGACCTGTATGTACCCACGATGCCGCCTACGCTAACCCAGATGGATATGTCAATGAGTAAAGTTGGTAATTCGGTGGAAGAGGAAGTACAGAGTGGACTCAGAACTCAGCGAGTTAACAACTCAGGGTTTTTTCAACAGAACTCTAGTGGGTTGATGACCCAGAACTTTTCTAACTCAATTGACCCGTATGGATTCCGGTACCCGACTCAGCCTGGTGGGTTTGTGTTTAAGCAATAA
- the LOC108451707 gene encoding uncharacterized protein LOC108451707, with amino-acid sequence MRPKKKAKSDRPVRVGPPATPSKGRSVDTVVDAILASSTHSYVASTVSETLGILVEDISSEMTIVSPLGQSIQVSKLYRDFSLEVQGTVFRADLMELPFGEFDLILRMDWLVKHRRKSWFKNSVRHSWPMLVFLILETLTVRNFPHVFPEKLLGLPSSRDVEFGIELFSGIAPVSIVPY; translated from the exons atgaggcctaagaaaaaggccaaatcTGATAGGCCAGTGAGAGTTGGGCCTCCTGCTACACCTTCTAAAGGGCGCTCTGTGGACACTGTAGTAGACGCCATCCTGGCAA gctctacacactcCTATGTAGCTAGCACTGTGTCTGAAACTTTAGGGATTTTGGTTGAGGATATTTCTAGTGAGATGACTATTGTGAGTCCTTTGGGGCAATCCATTCAAGTTAGTAAATTATATAGAGACTTTTCATTAGAGGTTCAAGGGACAGTATTTCGGGCTGATCTGATGGAgcttccgtttggggagttcgatttGATATTGAGGATGGATTGGTTGGTAAAGCACAGA AGGAAAAGTTGGTTCAAAAATAGtgtgaggcattcttggcctaTGTTAGTATTTCTGATTCTTGAGACTCTTACAGTGAGGAATTTTCCACATGTGTTTCCTGAGAAGTTACTGGGGTTACCTTCGAGTCGTGAcgtggagtttgggattgagctatTTTCTGGCatagctccggtgtctatcgtCCCTTActga